Proteins from a genomic interval of Gadus morhua chromosome 21, gadMor3.0, whole genome shotgun sequence:
- the plekhg3 gene encoding pleckstrin homology domain-containing family G member 3 isoform X3 encodes MVRQKLMGSVCNGTDRWGEGRWGRSKRGVFLGPGLDVYTIRRIGLKSKHRLGHWLGGLSQYFLVRYSKHTQEGLDSPRHSAASSGSTERAPSATPSDGSDPPSAARRPLSLVSTLSSGSASSRDDCQAPPPTGASSPTPSGEDIDLEPIEDDVTKGRGFGGERNNNNSNGSASPAGRTAFRRQPKVAAASDAMAPSPQLSYVDRVVMEIIETERMYVRDLRMIVEDYLAHIIDHADLSVGPELVCSLFGNIEDIYEFNSELLQSLDQCDNDPVAIARCFVMKSEYFDIYTQYCTNYPNSVAALTECMRNKSLAKFFRERQASLKRSLPLGSYLLKPVQRILKYHLLLQEIAKHSDQQGADYDVVEEAIYTMTGVAWYINDMKRRHEHAVRLQEVQSLMLHWKGPDLTTYGELVLEGTFKVHRAKNERTLFLFDRMLLITKRRGEHYVYKANISCSTLMLIESAKDSLSFSVTHYKHPKQSHTVQARNLEEKKLWSHHIKRIILENHHAIIPQKAKEAILEMDSIYPSKYRYSPDRLKKALSVQTDDPLPTNRQGRRQSEPIKKFFEGTKAVLKHAASEGTVPGEEDSRGGALGFGLGGSGSDRPREEEEEEEEEECGGRKASVDDQEVVMDSDDADDDMMLLEDYQDEEIGNIAQEENHQRLPGVGEPPAELQASEQQSCLQKNSESKPTDSYSNTSSKISASPGTKKPAAEPPAAEAPTAEPPTAEPAVKVKNREEASSASQDSDSKTLSSEESSEEEDHEEAVKGRKATSILPTSVLSRAGAIAQHFQGSTRRPSQASDDALSPNCLSPRLSSRTGSIHSPKITSPCSDGPEVFRPADANMLSPRDDDGGVTGGAPQRRDSTLSKHDQLLIGKIKSYYEVAESHDPAFCLRRRESLTSIPTGLVRNSVSHFNCIPTDTPHPGEGVQGKPSSSAADDNGRAPGEPDSGDQGGIHMKAVSYQQEGTAVIVGGSVGYSSALATAPVLQEEFRSSSEMIQIWQAMEHDLSRPSVRRRETPIQAARSSRTAAGGLPANPNSDGEKGGSDLGTIAEETPSVSKQRTNGPAGRAGSLRETLKLWGEAVPVVRPPRVLELRGQTQGQSVQLEKDSQDDLDSAKSKVLSLARQYSQRIKTSKPTVRVQAADPRLGKRALASVVEESETSGKPSLSLPLVPGHQPRTAPRLSPVEPGAPGPDPGARARSRSPNSPPPMEGFCWPDVRELRSKYGLSDGPAPGQVPVGRSMSVPEGMTTDGGIKRRSSYTFPLLPPAERGEGGAEGGGADTPPEDAGRYRLQRTKSLDHRLSGVPLGRLEKLPEEASNGGFHGYYISGEAGLPGDESRRVVVVEKLPDEPAVATGDAAEAAGGEEGGENFVQIRSPTSREKISIRAVIDRCRAYQETEEYKLREEDAAKTEAGLGGARGKEPDKSAASSTEPEGQESGSTQQSVVKNLRQKFQKLK; translated from the exons ATGGTGCGGCAGAAACTCATGGGTTCTGTGTGCAATGGTACGGATAGATGGGGGGAGGGTAGGTGGGGTAGGAGTAAACGGGGTGTATTTTTGGGTCCCGGTTTGGATGTGTACACCATCAGGAGGATTGGGTTAAAATCCAAGCACAGACTGGGTCACTGGCTCG GTGGGCTGTCTCAGTACTTCCTGGTCAGGTATTCTAAACACACCCAGGAGGGTCTAG ACTCCCCACGCCACTCTGCGGCCTCCAGTGGGAGTACCGAGCGCGCTCCGTCCGCCACGCCCTCGGACGGCTCCGACCCGCCGTCCGCCGCCCGCCGCCCACTGAGCCTggtctccaccctctcctccggctccgcctcctccagagACGACtgccaagccccgccccccaccggcgcctccagccccaccccctCAGGCGAGGACATTGACCTTGAGCCAATCGAAGATGATGTGACGAAGGGGCGTGGCTTCGGCGGCgagaggaacaacaacaacagcaacggcTCCGCCTCCCCGGCCGGTCGGACCGCGTTCCGCCGGCAGCCCAAGGTGGCGGCGGCGAGCGACGCCATGGCGCCCAGCCCCCAGCTCAGCTACGTGGACCGCGTCGTCATGGAGATCATCGAGACGGAGCGCATGTACGTCCGAGACCTGCGCATGATCGTCGAG GACTACTTGGCCCACATCATCGACCACGCTGACCTGTCGGTGGGCCCCGAGCTGGTCTGCTCCCTGTTCGGGAACATCGAGGACATCTATGAGTTCAACAG TGAGCTCCTGCAATCACTGGACCAGTGTGATAACGACCCGGTCGCCATCGCCAGGTGCTTCGTCATGAAG AGTGAGTACTTTGACATCTACACGCAGTACTGCACCAACTACCCAAA CTCGGTGGCGGCGCTGACCGAGTGCATGAGGAACAAGTCCCTGGCCAAGTTCTTCCGGGAGCGCCAGGCGTCCCTGAAGCGCTCCCTCCCGCTGGGCTCCTACCTCCTGAAGCCCGTCCAGAGGATCCTCAAGTACCACCTCCTGCTGCAG gaGATCGCTAAGCACTctgaccagcagggggcagactACGACGTGGTGGAAGAGGCCATCTACACCATGACGGGCGTGGCCTGGTACATCAACGACATGAAGAGACGCCACGAGCACGCCGTGCGCCTGCAG GAGGTGCAGTCCCTGATGCTCCACTGGAAGGGTCCGGACCTGACCACCTACGGGGAGCTGGTCCTGGAGGGGACCTTCAAGGTCCACCGGGCCAAGAACGAGAGGACCCTGTTCCTGTTCGACCGCATGCTGCTCATCACCAAGCGCCGCGGGGAGCACTACGTCTACAAGGCGAACATCTCT TGCTCCACTCTGATGCTGATCGAGAGCGCCAAGGACTCTCTGAGCTTCAGTGTCACGCACTACAAACACCCCAAACAGTCCCACACTGTGCAG GCTCGTaacctggaggagaagaagctgtGGTCCCACCACATCAAACGGATCATCCTGGAGAACCACCATGCCATCATCCCTCAGAAG GCAAAGGAAGCCATCTTGGAAATGGACTCAATAT ATCCGTCTAAGTACCGCTACAGCCCCGACCGGCTGAAGAAGGCTCTGTCCGTCCAAACAGACGATCCGCTGCCTACTAATCGTCAGGGGCGACGCCAGTCAG AACCAATTAAAAAATTCTTTGAGGGCACCAAAG CTGTCCTGAAG CATGCAGCCAGCGAGGGGACTGTCCCGGGGGAGGAGGACTCCAGGGGCGGCGCCCTGGGCTTCGGCCTGGGGGGGTCGGGCTCCGACCGGCCccgggaagaggaggaagaggaggaggaggaggagtgtggtgGGAGGAAGGCCTCTGTGGACGACCAGGAGGTGGTAATGGACAGTGATGACGCTGATGATGACATGATGCTGCTGGAGGACTATCAG GATGAGGAGATCGGAAACATCGCTCAGGAAGAGAACCACCAGAGACTTCCAGGTGTGGGGGAGCCACCGGCAGAGCTCCAG GCTTCTGAGCAGCAGTCATGTCTCCAGAAGAACTCAGAGTCCAAGCCAACAGATTCGTATTCGAACACCTCTTCCAAGATCTCTGCTTCTCCTGGAACAAAGAAGCCAGCAGCAGAGCCACCAGCAGCAGAAGCTCCAACAGCAGAACCTCCAACAGCAGAACCGGCTGTGAAGGTGAAGAACCGGGAGGAAGCGTCTTCTGCCAGCCAGGACTCCGACTCAAAGACCCTGAGCAGCGAGGAGTCCTCAGAAGAGGAGGACCACGAGGAGGCCGTCAAGGGGAGGAAGGCCACCAGCATCCTCCCCACCTCCGTCCTGAGCCGGGCCGGTGCCATCGCTCAGCACTTCCAGGGAAGCACACGGCGACCTAGCCAGGCCTCCGACGACGCCCTTTCCCCGAACTGTCTGTCGCCACGGTTATCGAGTCGCACCGGCAGCATCCACAGCCCCAAGATCACCAGCCCGTGTTCAGACGGACCCGAGGTGTTCCGGCCGGCCGACGCCAACATGCTGTCGCCGCGGGACGACGACGGCGGCGTGACGGGAGGGGCCCCCCAGCGGAGGGACTCCACCCTGTCCAAACACGACCAGCTGCTCATCGGGAAGATCAAGAGCTACTACGAGGTGGCCGAGAGCCACGACCCGGCCTTCTGCCTGCGACGGCGGGAGAGCCTGACCTCCATCCCCACGGGGCTGGTCCGCAACTCCGTCAGCCACTTCAACTGCATCCCGACGGACACGCCACATCCCGGTGAGGGCGTCCAGGGGAAGCCCTCTTCTTCTGCCGCGGACGACAACGGCCGAGCCCCGGGAGAACCAGACTCTGGGGACCAGGGGGGCATCCACATGAAGGCCGTGTCCTATCAGCAGGAGGGCACTGCGGTCATAGTGGGCGGGAGCGTTGGCTACTCCAGTGCTCTGGCCACGGCTCCCGTGCTGCAGGAGGAGTTCAGGTCGTCGTCTGAGATGATCCAGATTTGGCAGGCGATGGAGCACGACCTGAGCAGACCCTCAGTGCGTAGGCGCGAGACCCCCATCCAGGCAGCCAGAAGCTCCAGGACGGCTGCCGGGGGTCTCCCGGCAAACCCCAACTCTGACGGGGAGAAGGGAGGCTCCGACCTCGGCACCATAGCAGAGGAAACCCCCAGCGTCTCCAAACAGAGAACCAACGGACCCGCGGGCCGAGCCGGGAGTTTACGGGAGACCTTGAAGCTGTGGGGAGAGGCGGTTCCGGTCGTGAGACCCCCAAGGGTGTTGGAGCTCAGGGGCCAGACGCAGGGTCAGTCTGTCCAGCTGGAGAAGGACTCCCAGGACGACCTGGACAGCGCTAAGAGCAAGGTGCTGAGCCTCGCGCGACAGTACAGCCAGCGCATCAAAACATCCAAGCCAACGGTCCGGGTGCAGGCTGCGGACCCCCGTCTGGGGAAGAGAGCCCTGGCATCTgtggtggaggagagcgagacctcag GTAAACCCAGCCTGAGTCTCCCCCTGGTCCCGGGCCACCAGCCCCGGACCGCCCCCCGGCTGAGCCCGGTGGAGCCTGGCGCTCCGGGGCCCGACCCGGGGGCCAGGGCGCGCTCCAGGAGCCCCAACAGCCCGCCTCCCATGGAAGGCTTCTGCTGGCCCGACGTCCGGGAGCTGAGGTCCAAGTACGGCCTGTCGGACGGCCCCGCGCCCGGCCAGGTACCGGTGGGCCGCAGCATGTCGGTCCCGGAGGGGATGACCACGGACGGCGGGATCAAGAGACGCTCCAGCTacaccttccccctcctccccccggcggagagaggggaaggaggagcggaaggagggggggcagaTACCCCCCCGGAGGACGCGGGGAGGTACAGACTGCAGAGGACAAAGTCCCTGGACCACCGGCTGAGTGGCGTTCCGCTCGGTCGGCTGGAGAAGCTTCCGGAGGAGGCGTCCAACGGCGGCTTCCACGGTTACTACATCTCAGGGGAAGCGGGGTTACCCGGCGACGAGAGTCGGAGGGTCGTCGTGGTGGAGAAGCTGCCCGACGAGCCGGCGGTGGCGACCGGAGACGCGGCAGAAGCAGCCGGAGGGGAGGAAGGCGGGGAGAACTTCGTCCAGATCCGCTCGCCCACCAGCAGGGAGAAGATCTCCATCAGGGCGGTGATCGACCGCTGCCGGGCCTACCAGGAGACGGAGGAGTACAAACTCAGGGAGGAGGACGCCGCCAAGACGGAGGCTGGGCTGGGCGGGGCGAGGGGCAAAGAGCCGGACAAGAGCGCCGCGTCGTCGACGGAGCCGGAGGGCCAGGAGTCGGGCTCCACCCAGCAGAGCGTGGTGAAGAACCTCAGGCAAAAGTTCCAGAAGCTGAAGTGA
- the plekhg3 gene encoding pleckstrin homology domain-containing family G member 3 isoform X2, which translates to MVRQKLMGSVCNGTDRWGEGRWGRSKRGVFLGPGLDVYTIRRIGLKSKHRLGHWLDSPRHSAASSGSTERAPSATPSDGSDPPSAARRPLSLVSTLSSGSASSRDDCQAPPPTGASSPTPSGEDIDLEPIEDDVTKGRGFGGERNNNNSNGSASPAGRTAFRRQPKVAAASDAMAPSPQLSYVDRVVMEIIETERMYVRDLRMIVEDYLAHIIDHADLSVGPELVCSLFGNIEDIYEFNSELLQSLDQCDNDPVAIARCFVMKSEYFDIYTQYCTNYPNSVAALTECMRNKSLAKFFRERQASLKRSLPLGSYLLKPVQRILKYHLLLQEIAKHSDQQGADYDVVEEAIYTMTGVAWYINDMKRRHEHAVRLQEVQSLMLHWKGPDLTTYGELVLEGTFKVHRAKNERTLFLFDRMLLITKRRGEHYVYKANISCSTLMLIESAKDSLSFSVTHYKHPKQSHTVQARNLEEKKLWSHHIKRIILENHHAIIPQKAKEAILEMDSIYPSKYRYSPDRLKKALSVQTDDPLPTNRQGRRQSEPIKKFFEGTKAVLKHAASEGTVPGEEDSRGGALGFGLGGSGSDRPREEEEEEEEEECGGRKASVDDQEVVMDSDDADDDMMLLEDYQVADFASSMLAAISCWHSRARALLSLGDPTDEEIGNIAQEENHQRLPGVGEPPAELQASEQQSCLQKNSESKPTDSYSNTSSKISASPGTKKPAAEPPAAEAPTAEPPTAEPAVKVKNREEASSASQDSDSKTLSSEESSEEEDHEEAVKGRKATSILPTSVLSRAGAIAQHFQGSTRRPSQASDDALSPNCLSPRLSSRTGSIHSPKITSPCSDGPEVFRPADANMLSPRDDDGGVTGGAPQRRDSTLSKHDQLLIGKIKSYYEVAESHDPAFCLRRRESLTSIPTGLVRNSVSHFNCIPTDTPHPGEGVQGKPSSSAADDNGRAPGEPDSGDQGGIHMKAVSYQQEGTAVIVGGSVGYSSALATAPVLQEEFRSSSEMIQIWQAMEHDLSRPSVRRRETPIQAARSSRTAAGGLPANPNSDGEKGGSDLGTIAEETPSVSKQRTNGPAGRAGSLRETLKLWGEAVPVVRPPRVLELRGQTQGQSVQLEKDSQDDLDSAKSKVLSLARQYSQRIKTSKPTVRVQAADPRLGKRALASVVEESETSGKPSLSLPLVPGHQPRTAPRLSPVEPGAPGPDPGARARSRSPNSPPPMEGFCWPDVRELRSKYGLSDGPAPGQVPVGRSMSVPEGMTTDGGIKRRSSYTFPLLPPAERGEGGAEGGGADTPPEDAGRYRLQRTKSLDHRLSGVPLGRLEKLPEEASNGGFHGYYISGEAGLPGDESRRVVVVEKLPDEPAVATGDAAEAAGGEEGGENFVQIRSPTSREKISIRAVIDRCRAYQETEEYKLREEDAAKTEAGLGGARGKEPDKSAASSTEPEGQESGSTQQSVVKNLRQKFQKLK; encoded by the exons ATGGTGCGGCAGAAACTCATGGGTTCTGTGTGCAATGGTACGGATAGATGGGGGGAGGGTAGGTGGGGTAGGAGTAAACGGGGTGTATTTTTGGGTCCCGGTTTGGATGTGTACACCATCAGGAGGATTGGGTTAAAATCCAAGCACAGACTGGGTCACTGGCTCG ACTCCCCACGCCACTCTGCGGCCTCCAGTGGGAGTACCGAGCGCGCTCCGTCCGCCACGCCCTCGGACGGCTCCGACCCGCCGTCCGCCGCCCGCCGCCCACTGAGCCTggtctccaccctctcctccggctccgcctcctccagagACGACtgccaagccccgccccccaccggcgcctccagccccaccccctCAGGCGAGGACATTGACCTTGAGCCAATCGAAGATGATGTGACGAAGGGGCGTGGCTTCGGCGGCgagaggaacaacaacaacagcaacggcTCCGCCTCCCCGGCCGGTCGGACCGCGTTCCGCCGGCAGCCCAAGGTGGCGGCGGCGAGCGACGCCATGGCGCCCAGCCCCCAGCTCAGCTACGTGGACCGCGTCGTCATGGAGATCATCGAGACGGAGCGCATGTACGTCCGAGACCTGCGCATGATCGTCGAG GACTACTTGGCCCACATCATCGACCACGCTGACCTGTCGGTGGGCCCCGAGCTGGTCTGCTCCCTGTTCGGGAACATCGAGGACATCTATGAGTTCAACAG TGAGCTCCTGCAATCACTGGACCAGTGTGATAACGACCCGGTCGCCATCGCCAGGTGCTTCGTCATGAAG AGTGAGTACTTTGACATCTACACGCAGTACTGCACCAACTACCCAAA CTCGGTGGCGGCGCTGACCGAGTGCATGAGGAACAAGTCCCTGGCCAAGTTCTTCCGGGAGCGCCAGGCGTCCCTGAAGCGCTCCCTCCCGCTGGGCTCCTACCTCCTGAAGCCCGTCCAGAGGATCCTCAAGTACCACCTCCTGCTGCAG gaGATCGCTAAGCACTctgaccagcagggggcagactACGACGTGGTGGAAGAGGCCATCTACACCATGACGGGCGTGGCCTGGTACATCAACGACATGAAGAGACGCCACGAGCACGCCGTGCGCCTGCAG GAGGTGCAGTCCCTGATGCTCCACTGGAAGGGTCCGGACCTGACCACCTACGGGGAGCTGGTCCTGGAGGGGACCTTCAAGGTCCACCGGGCCAAGAACGAGAGGACCCTGTTCCTGTTCGACCGCATGCTGCTCATCACCAAGCGCCGCGGGGAGCACTACGTCTACAAGGCGAACATCTCT TGCTCCACTCTGATGCTGATCGAGAGCGCCAAGGACTCTCTGAGCTTCAGTGTCACGCACTACAAACACCCCAAACAGTCCCACACTGTGCAG GCTCGTaacctggaggagaagaagctgtGGTCCCACCACATCAAACGGATCATCCTGGAGAACCACCATGCCATCATCCCTCAGAAG GCAAAGGAAGCCATCTTGGAAATGGACTCAATAT ATCCGTCTAAGTACCGCTACAGCCCCGACCGGCTGAAGAAGGCTCTGTCCGTCCAAACAGACGATCCGCTGCCTACTAATCGTCAGGGGCGACGCCAGTCAG AACCAATTAAAAAATTCTTTGAGGGCACCAAAG CTGTCCTGAAG CATGCAGCCAGCGAGGGGACTGTCCCGGGGGAGGAGGACTCCAGGGGCGGCGCCCTGGGCTTCGGCCTGGGGGGGTCGGGCTCCGACCGGCCccgggaagaggaggaagaggaggaggaggaggagtgtggtgGGAGGAAGGCCTCTGTGGACGACCAGGAGGTGGTAATGGACAGTGATGACGCTGATGATGACATGATGCTGCTGGAGGACTATCAGGTAGCGGACTTCGCTAGCTCCATGCTCGCAGCCATTTCCTGCTGGCATTCTAGAGCCAGAGCTCTGCTTTCTCTTGGGGACCCAACG GATGAGGAGATCGGAAACATCGCTCAGGAAGAGAACCACCAGAGACTTCCAGGTGTGGGGGAGCCACCGGCAGAGCTCCAG GCTTCTGAGCAGCAGTCATGTCTCCAGAAGAACTCAGAGTCCAAGCCAACAGATTCGTATTCGAACACCTCTTCCAAGATCTCTGCTTCTCCTGGAACAAAGAAGCCAGCAGCAGAGCCACCAGCAGCAGAAGCTCCAACAGCAGAACCTCCAACAGCAGAACCGGCTGTGAAGGTGAAGAACCGGGAGGAAGCGTCTTCTGCCAGCCAGGACTCCGACTCAAAGACCCTGAGCAGCGAGGAGTCCTCAGAAGAGGAGGACCACGAGGAGGCCGTCAAGGGGAGGAAGGCCACCAGCATCCTCCCCACCTCCGTCCTGAGCCGGGCCGGTGCCATCGCTCAGCACTTCCAGGGAAGCACACGGCGACCTAGCCAGGCCTCCGACGACGCCCTTTCCCCGAACTGTCTGTCGCCACGGTTATCGAGTCGCACCGGCAGCATCCACAGCCCCAAGATCACCAGCCCGTGTTCAGACGGACCCGAGGTGTTCCGGCCGGCCGACGCCAACATGCTGTCGCCGCGGGACGACGACGGCGGCGTGACGGGAGGGGCCCCCCAGCGGAGGGACTCCACCCTGTCCAAACACGACCAGCTGCTCATCGGGAAGATCAAGAGCTACTACGAGGTGGCCGAGAGCCACGACCCGGCCTTCTGCCTGCGACGGCGGGAGAGCCTGACCTCCATCCCCACGGGGCTGGTCCGCAACTCCGTCAGCCACTTCAACTGCATCCCGACGGACACGCCACATCCCGGTGAGGGCGTCCAGGGGAAGCCCTCTTCTTCTGCCGCGGACGACAACGGCCGAGCCCCGGGAGAACCAGACTCTGGGGACCAGGGGGGCATCCACATGAAGGCCGTGTCCTATCAGCAGGAGGGCACTGCGGTCATAGTGGGCGGGAGCGTTGGCTACTCCAGTGCTCTGGCCACGGCTCCCGTGCTGCAGGAGGAGTTCAGGTCGTCGTCTGAGATGATCCAGATTTGGCAGGCGATGGAGCACGACCTGAGCAGACCCTCAGTGCGTAGGCGCGAGACCCCCATCCAGGCAGCCAGAAGCTCCAGGACGGCTGCCGGGGGTCTCCCGGCAAACCCCAACTCTGACGGGGAGAAGGGAGGCTCCGACCTCGGCACCATAGCAGAGGAAACCCCCAGCGTCTCCAAACAGAGAACCAACGGACCCGCGGGCCGAGCCGGGAGTTTACGGGAGACCTTGAAGCTGTGGGGAGAGGCGGTTCCGGTCGTGAGACCCCCAAGGGTGTTGGAGCTCAGGGGCCAGACGCAGGGTCAGTCTGTCCAGCTGGAGAAGGACTCCCAGGACGACCTGGACAGCGCTAAGAGCAAGGTGCTGAGCCTCGCGCGACAGTACAGCCAGCGCATCAAAACATCCAAGCCAACGGTCCGGGTGCAGGCTGCGGACCCCCGTCTGGGGAAGAGAGCCCTGGCATCTgtggtggaggagagcgagacctcag GTAAACCCAGCCTGAGTCTCCCCCTGGTCCCGGGCCACCAGCCCCGGACCGCCCCCCGGCTGAGCCCGGTGGAGCCTGGCGCTCCGGGGCCCGACCCGGGGGCCAGGGCGCGCTCCAGGAGCCCCAACAGCCCGCCTCCCATGGAAGGCTTCTGCTGGCCCGACGTCCGGGAGCTGAGGTCCAAGTACGGCCTGTCGGACGGCCCCGCGCCCGGCCAGGTACCGGTGGGCCGCAGCATGTCGGTCCCGGAGGGGATGACCACGGACGGCGGGATCAAGAGACGCTCCAGCTacaccttccccctcctccccccggcggagagaggggaaggaggagcggaaggagggggggcagaTACCCCCCCGGAGGACGCGGGGAGGTACAGACTGCAGAGGACAAAGTCCCTGGACCACCGGCTGAGTGGCGTTCCGCTCGGTCGGCTGGAGAAGCTTCCGGAGGAGGCGTCCAACGGCGGCTTCCACGGTTACTACATCTCAGGGGAAGCGGGGTTACCCGGCGACGAGAGTCGGAGGGTCGTCGTGGTGGAGAAGCTGCCCGACGAGCCGGCGGTGGCGACCGGAGACGCGGCAGAAGCAGCCGGAGGGGAGGAAGGCGGGGAGAACTTCGTCCAGATCCGCTCGCCCACCAGCAGGGAGAAGATCTCCATCAGGGCGGTGATCGACCGCTGCCGGGCCTACCAGGAGACGGAGGAGTACAAACTCAGGGAGGAGGACGCCGCCAAGACGGAGGCTGGGCTGGGCGGGGCGAGGGGCAAAGAGCCGGACAAGAGCGCCGCGTCGTCGACGGAGCCGGAGGGCCAGGAGTCGGGCTCCACCCAGCAGAGCGTGGTGAAGAACCTCAGGCAAAAGTTCCAGAAGCTGAAGTGA